The following coding sequences lie in one Musa acuminata AAA Group cultivar baxijiao chromosome BXJ1-8, Cavendish_Baxijiao_AAA, whole genome shotgun sequence genomic window:
- the LOC103994158 gene encoding probable arabinosyltransferase ARAD1: MANTKAIASVAALLFLLVSFSVFFSSDLRSPFSSFSLPSSASLRPRCSDIGGGARPPPLRVFMYDLPRRFNLGMLGRGAHREVPAAEGVGGFPPWPKTSGLKKQHSVEYWMMVSLMPGGSREGAEAVRVLDGEEADVFFVPFFSSLSFNTHGHNMTDPDTEIDRQLQIDLLDILRKSKYWERSAGRDHVIPMHHPNAFRFLRDQVNASILVVADFGRYPRNLAFLGKDVVGPYVHVVDSYLEDDPPDPFETRPTLLFFRGRTVRKDEGIVRSKLAKILKEYDDVLYEDSFATGEGIKASSQGMRSSKFCLHPAGDTPSSCRLFDAIVSHCVPVIVSDRIELPFEDEIDYSEFSLFFSAEEALRPGYMVGQLRQIQKERWILMWRRLKNISHHYEFQYPTREEDAVNMIWRQIRHKLPAANLAVHRNRRLKIPDWWSKKR; encoded by the exons ATGGCGAACACCAAAGCTATCGCCTCCGTCGccgcactcctcttccttctcgtcTCCTTCTCCGTCTTCTTTTCCTCCGACCTCCGAtctcccttctcctccttttcCCTCCCATCCTCTGCCTCCCTCCGTCCCCGCTGCTCCGacatcggaggcggggcccggccgccTCCTCTTAGGGTCTTCATGTACGACCTGCCGCGCCGCTTCAACCTCGGGATGCTCGGTCGCGGCGCTCATCGGGAGGTGCCTGCGGCGGAGGGAGTCGGCGGGTTCCCGCCGTGGCCCAAGACCTCCGGGCTCAAGAAGCAGCACAGCGTGGAGTACTGGATGATGGTATCGCTAATGCCTGGCGGGAGCCGGGAGGGGGCCGAGGCGGTTAGGGTTCTTGATGGGGAGGAGGCGGACGTCTTCTTCGTGCCCTTCTTCTCGTCGCTTAGTTTCAATACCCATGGGCATAACATGACTGATCCGGATACTGAGATTGATCGCCAGCTGCAG ATTGACCTCCTGGATATTTTAAGGAAATCCAAATATTGGGAACGCTCTGCGGGTCGTGACCATGTAATCCCCATGCATCACCCAAATGCTTTCAGATTTCTGCGGGATCAGGTGAATGCATCCATTCTTGTGGTGGCAGATTTTGGGCGATATCCCAGGAATTTAGCTTTCCTTGGGAAAGATGTTGTTGGACCTTATGTGCATGTCGTGGATTCTTATCTGGAAGATGATCCTCCTGATCCATTTGAAACCCGTCCTACTCTACTTTTCTTTCGAGGAAGAACAGTTAGGAAGGAT GAAGGAATTGTTCGTTCCAAACTAGCAAAGATTTTGAAAGAATATGATGATGTGCTGTATGAAGATAGCTTTGCCACTGGCGAAGGCATAAAAGCA TCCTCACAAGGCATGCGGTCATCCAAGTTTTGTCTGCACCCTGCTGGGGACACTCCTTCGTCATGCCGTCTGTTTGATGCCATCGTAAGTCACTGTGTCCCTGTAATTGTGAGTGACCGGATTGAGCTGCCTTTCGAGGATGAGATTGACTACAGTgaattctcccttttcttctctgcGGAAGAAGCCCTTCGGCCTGGCTACATGGTGGGTCAGCTCCGGCAGATCCAGAAAGAGAGGTGGATATTAATGTGGAGGAGGCTGAAGAATATCTCTCACCACTATGAGTTCCAATACCCGACTAGAGAGGAAGATGCTGTGAACATGATATGGCGGCAAATCCGGCATAAACTTCCCGCAGCCAATCTTGCAGTACATCGGAACAGGAGATTAAAAATCCCGGACTGGTGGAGTAAAAAACGATGA